Sequence from the Streptomyces sp. NBC_00358 genome:
CGGTCCGCCGCGTCGGCGAGGCGTTCCTCGGGGAGTTCCCCGGCGCGGACGGCGGAGACCAGGGCGTCACGGAGGCGGCGCACGGTGTCGTCGTCCGCGAGTCCGCCACCGACGCAGATGGCGTCGGCGCCGGCCGCGATGGCCAGCACGCTGCCCCGCTCGATGCCGTACGTCGCCGCGATGGCCTGCATCTCCATGCCGTCGGTGACGATCAGGCCGTCGTAGCCCAGTTCCTCGCGCAGCAGGCCGGTGAGGATGCGGCGGGAGAGGGTGGCCGGGCGGTCCGGGTCCAGCGCCGGGACGAGGATGTGCGCGCTCATCACGGCACGGCTGCCCGCGGCGATCGCGGCCCGGAAGGGGACGAGTTCGCGGGACTGGAGGACCGAGAGGTCCGCGTCGATACGGGGCAGGGCGTGGTGGGAGTCCACCGCGGTGTCCCCGTGGCCCGGGAAGTGCTTGGTGCAGGCGGCGACGCCGGCCGCCTGGAGGCCGGTGACGTAGGCGGCCGTGTGCCGGGCCACCAGGCCGGTGTCGGCGCCGAAGGACCGTACGCCGATGACCGGGTTGGAGGGGTTGGAGTTCACGTCGGCGGACGGCGCCCAGTTGAGGTTCACTCCACACGCGGCGAGCCGGCGGCCGAGTTCGTGGGCGACGGCCTCGGTGAGCTCCACGTCGTCGACGGCGCCGAGCGCGTGGTTGCCCGGGAAGGACGACCCGGTGCGCACCTCCAGGCGGGTGACGTCACCGCCCTCCTCGTCGATGGCGACCAGGACGTCGTCCCGTTCGGCGCGCAACTGGGCGGTCAGAGAGGCCAGTTGATCGGGCGATGCGATGTTGCGGCCGAACAGGCCGACGGAGGCGAGGCCTTCACCGAGGCGGCGCAGCAGCCAGTCCGGAGCCGTGGTCCCGGTGAAGCCGGGCTGGAGCACGGTCAGGGCGTCGCGCGTCAGGGTGTCCTTTGAATTGGACGCAGTGGTACCACTGGCGAATGTCGTCATCGGGAGGCGTTATCCCTTCACGGCGCCCGCGGTCAGACCCGCGGCCATCTTGCGCTGGACGAGGAGGAACAGGACGACGATCGGCAGGGCCATCATGGTGGATCCGGCCATCATCGGGGCGTACTCGGTGCCGTGCTTGGTGGTGAAGTTGCCGAGCCAGACGGTGGCGGTCTGATTCTGCTGGCTCAGCAGCATGAGCGCGTAGAGGTATTCGTTCCAGGCCTGGATGAAGGCGTAGACGGAGGTCGCGACCATGCCGGGGGCCAGCAGCGGGAAGACCACGCGGATGAAGGCGCCCGTGCGGCTGCATCCGTCGACCATCGCCGCCTCCTCCAGTTCCTTCGGGATGTTGACGATGAAACCGCGCAGCGTCCACACCGTGAAGGGGAGGATGAAGGTCAGATACGTGATGACCAGGCCGGAGAGCTTGTCGTACTGCCCGAGGTCGTTCAGCAGCAGGAAGATCGGGATGATCATGGCGACCAGCGGGACCATCTGGACCGCGAGGATGCCGACGATCACGGCTTTGCGGCCGCGGAAGGCGAAGCGGGAGATGGCCAGCGCGGCCAGCATCCCCACCACGATGCCGATCACGACCACCGAGAGCGACACGATCAGGCTGCGGCCGACCGGGCCCCAGAAGTCGGCGATGTTCAGCGCGCGGCGGAAGTTGTCGAGCGTGAACCCGGTGGGGAACAGGCTCGGATCGGAGTCGATGGCGTCCTTGGCCGGCTTGACGGCCGTGTTGAGCATCCAGTAGACGGGGAAGCCCGCGACGGCGAAGACGAGCAGGCCGAGCAGGTTCCAGCCGAGCTTGGACCTGCGGGGACCGGAGGACTTCCGCCCCGCGGCGGACGTACGCCCGGACGTGGCGACGGCACTCATTCGACCTCTCCGATCTGCAGCATCTGACGCATGTACACGGCCACCACGCCCAGCAGGAGGACGACGGTCAGCAGGGCGATCGCCGACCCCTGCGCGTAGTCGTTGACGACGAAGGCGCGGTCGTACGAGTACGTGGTGAGCAGTTGGAACTCCGCTTCCGGGTGACCGCCCCGCATGACGAAGACCTGCGGGAAGACCCCCATGTCCCAGATGACGGAGAGGGTCGTGAGCATCACGATGATCGGCTTGAGGATCGGCAGCGTGACATGGCGGAAGACGCCCCAGGCGCCCGCGCCGTCGAGCCGCGCGGCCTCCTCCAGCTCGGCGGGCACCTGGGTGAGTCCCGCGCTGAGGGTGATGACGACGAACGGCACCGCGCCCCAGACGACCAGGAGCATGATCACGCTCAGGCCCTGCGTACCGCTCGCGAACCAGTTGTGGCCGATCATGTCGACGCCGGGGAGCTTGCTGAGCAGCGCGTTGAAGACGCCGTAGTCGGAGTCGAAGAGCCACTTGAAGACCGTGGTCGCCACGATGATGGGCATGCCCCAACTGGCCACCAGCACGATGTTGATGAGTGTCTTCACCCAGCCGGAGACCCGCTGGAGGAGCAGCGCGATCAGCATGCCGACGACCATCGTGAAGACGACGGCCCCGCCGGCGAAGAGGACCGTGCGGACGACCACCGCCCAGAACTCGCTGTCCGAGAGCACCTTGGAGAAGTTGTCGAAGCCGACCGACTCGGCCGGCTGGAAGCCCCAGAGCTGGGACTGCCCGAACTTCTGGAAGGAGAGCGTGACCAGGCGTACCAGCGGATAGCCGAGGACCAGCGCGAGGATCAGCAGACACGGGGCGAGCAGGACCCAGGGGGCCGCCGCTGTGCCCGCGGTCCGCTTGGCGCGTGGTGCCGCCGCGGGGACGGCCGGTGGCGGTGCCTGCCGCGGTGGCGGCACCTTGGCGGGGGTGGTCGTGTCTGCGGCACTCATCGCGCGCTCCTCAGCGGTCCCTCAGGTCGTACGAAGGCGAAGTCCCGCACGGCCGGGTACCGCGGGGGTGGACCCCGGGCCGGGCCGTACGGGAGGCGGGGCCCCGTCCCTCCGTGAAGGAGGACCGACGGGGCCCCGCTCTCAGGTCACTTGGTGTTGATGACCTTGTCGATCGCGGCGTCCGCTTCCTTCGCGGCGTCCGCCACCGACTTCTTGCCGGTGCCGATGTTCTGCAGCATGGTCTGCAGGACCTGGGCCTTCTCGACCTGGCCCCAGCCCGGCGCCATCGGGACGAACCAGTTGGACTCGGCCGCGGTGGCCGGGACGACCGTCGCCGGGTCGTTCTTCAGGGTGGCGAGGTCGGTCTTGTTGTTGGGCAGGTTGCCCTTGCCCATCAGACCCTTCTGGCCCTTGGCGCCGGTGAACGCGTTGATCCACTCGGCGGCGAGCGCCTGCGCCTTCGACTTCACCGGGACGGCGAGGTCGGAGCCGCCCAGGAAGACCGGGAGGTTCTTGCCGGACGGGCCGGGCATCACGAAGTTCTCGAGGTTGCCCTTGAGCTTGCCGGTCTTGTCGCTCTTCGGGTCCTCGGCGGTCGCGCCCTCCCAGGCGGCGCCGAAGATCATGCCGGACTTGCCCTGGCCGTAGACGATGTAACGGTCGGACTCGTCCTTGGTCTTGTCGCCGTGCATGTACTTGTCGACGACGTTCTTGAACTCGGTGAGGCCCTTCTGCGACTCGGGCGAGGAGAGGTTGGCCTTCCACTGGCCGCCCTCCTGCTTGGCGATGGAGCCGCCGGCGTCGTAGACGAAGGACATGGCCGCGTACCAGTCGCGGGTGGGCTGGTACCAGGCGCTGAACTTGCTGCCCTCCTTCTTCTGGATCTTGTCCAGAGCGGAGGTGAGCTCCTGGTACGTCTTCGGCGGGGTCTTCACGCCGACCGAGGCGGCGACGTCCTTGCGCC
This genomic interval carries:
- a CDS encoding glycoside hydrolase family 3 protein, which codes for MTTFASGTTASNSKDTLTRDALTVLQPGFTGTTAPDWLLRRLGEGLASVGLFGRNIASPDQLASLTAQLRAERDDVLVAIDEEGGDVTRLEVRTGSSFPGNHALGAVDDVELTEAVAHELGRRLAACGVNLNWAPSADVNSNPSNPVIGVRSFGADTGLVARHTAAYVTGLQAAGVAACTKHFPGHGDTAVDSHHALPRIDADLSVLQSRELVPFRAAIAAGSRAVMSAHILVPALDPDRPATLSRRILTGLLREELGYDGLIVTDGMEMQAIAATYGIERGSVLAIAAGADAICVGGGLADDDTVRRLRDALVSAVRAGELPEERLADAADRVRALAAWTAAASAIPKTSPAGSGPAAVVTGGGATGSGTRHMNGLNGSNASNGVDGTDGTSGTDGVNGMGGAAGTSGAEGTRGTAEPDRTAASDRTGSGSGTGTSARTGGTGSGIGLVAARRALTVTRSPSYTPLAGAPFVAALTPVANIAVGDETPWGVAAELARLLPGTETGSFSGEDAGSSAVAAAGARPLVVVVRDEHRHPWMAAALDTVLASRPDAVVVEMGVPQSAPRGALHIATHGAARVCGQAAAEVVAGE
- a CDS encoding carbohydrate ABC transporter permease; its protein translation is MSAVATSGRTSAAGRKSSGPRRSKLGWNLLGLLVFAVAGFPVYWMLNTAVKPAKDAIDSDPSLFPTGFTLDNFRRALNIADFWGPVGRSLIVSLSVVVIGIVVGMLAALAISRFAFRGRKAVIVGILAVQMVPLVAMIIPIFLLLNDLGQYDKLSGLVITYLTFILPFTVWTLRGFIVNIPKELEEAAMVDGCSRTGAFIRVVFPLLAPGMVATSVYAFIQAWNEYLYALMLLSQQNQTATVWLGNFTTKHGTEYAPMMAGSTMMALPIVVLFLLVQRKMAAGLTAGAVKG
- a CDS encoding carbohydrate ABC transporter permease, with product MSAADTTTPAKVPPPRQAPPPAVPAAAPRAKRTAGTAAAPWVLLAPCLLILALVLGYPLVRLVTLSFQKFGQSQLWGFQPAESVGFDNFSKVLSDSEFWAVVVRTVLFAGGAVVFTMVVGMLIALLLQRVSGWVKTLINIVLVASWGMPIIVATTVFKWLFDSDYGVFNALLSKLPGVDMIGHNWFASGTQGLSVIMLLVVWGAVPFVVITLSAGLTQVPAELEEAARLDGAGAWGVFRHVTLPILKPIIVMLTTLSVIWDMGVFPQVFVMRGGHPEAEFQLLTTYSYDRAFVVNDYAQGSAIALLTVVLLLGVVAVYMRQMLQIGEVE
- a CDS encoding extracellular solute-binding protein, yielding MKRKLVAAIGIAGMMFSIAACGNDNGSGGSDKGADAKELTVWLTVDAQNNWPELVKAADAAVKAKHPGVKINHEYYGWPDKNTKLDAVLATDKAPDVVEMGNTEMLGYMVKGAFAPLDASKFENSAAWLDGLKASVTYDGKTYGVPYYAGGRVGNWRKDVAASVGVKTPPKTYQELTSALDKIQKKEGSKFSAWYQPTRDWYAAMSFVYDAGGSIAKQEGGQWKANLSSPESQKGLTEFKNVVDKYMHGDKTKDESDRYIVYGQGKSGMIFGAAWEGATAEDPKSDKTGKLKGNLENFVMPGPSGKNLPVFLGGSDLAVPVKSKAQALAAEWINAFTGAKGQKGLMGKGNLPNNKTDLATLKNDPATVVPATAAESNWFVPMAPGWGQVEKAQVLQTMLQNIGTGKKSVADAAKEADAAIDKVINTK